The DNA region TTTCTGTGCACGCTCAATTGATTTGGAGATCATGGAGTGCTGGATCACTTCGCCTTCTTCAATACCCATACGTACCATCAGGCTTGAAATCCGCTCTGATCCGAATAAACGCATCAGGTTATCTTCTAACGATACAAAGAATTGTGAAGAACCCGGGTCACCCTGGCGACCAGAACGACCGCGCAACTGCCTGTCAACACGGCGCGACTCATGGCGCTCGGTACCCACAATGGCTAAACCACCGGCTTCTTTAACACCAGGGCCTAATTTAATATCCGTACCACGACCAGCCATGTTGGTGGCAATGGTCACAGTGCCGGCTTTACCAGCTTCGGCCACAATGTCGGCCTCCTTCTGATGCATTTTGGCATTCAGTACGTTATGTTTGATACCGCGCAGTTTAAGCATACGGCTTAATAATTCAGAAATTTCAACCGATGTTGTACCAACCAGTACCGGGCGACCAGCCTGGGTAAGTTTTACTATCTCTTCGGCAACAGCATTGTATTTTTCACGTACTGTACGGTAAACCAAATCCTGGCGGTCATCACGTACAATACCCGAGTTGGTTGGTATTTCAACCACATCCAGTTTATAGATCTCCCAAAACTCGCCTGCTTCGGTAACTGCAGTACCGGTCATGCCGCAAAGCTTGTGGTACATCCTGAAGTAGTTTTGCAGGGTAATGGTTGCAAAGGTTTGGGTAGCATCCTCAACCTTTACATTCTCTTTAGCCTCAATAGCCTGGTGTAAACCATCAGAGTAACGGCGACCATCCAATACACGGCCGGTTTGCTCGTCAACTATCTTTACCTTGCCTTCGTCAAGAATATATTCGGTATCTTTTTCAAACAGGGTATAAGCTTTCAATAACTGATTAACCGAATGGATCCGCTCAGATTTGATGGAAAAATCGCGCATCAGCTCGTCCTTACGGGCAATCTTTTCTTCGGTGCTTAATGCTGATTTTTCAATCTCGGCAATTTCGGTACCAACATCAGGCATTACAAAAAAATGTGGATCTTCACCAGATGCGGTGATCAGTTCAATACCTTTTTCAGAAAGTTCAACCTGGTTGTTTTTCTCGTCAATAACGAAGAATAATTCAGAATCAACCTTAGGCATTTCCTTACCCTGATCCTGCATGTAGTGGTTCTCTACCTTTTGCAGGATGGTACGGTTACCGCCTTCGCTCAGGAATTTGATCAATGCCTTGCTTTTTGGCAAACCACGGAAAGCACGTAACAAAGCTAAGCCACCACCATCAACATCGGTATTACCGTCGTTAATAGCTTTCTTAGCTTCGTTCAATACGCCGTTAACGTAGTTTTTTTGCGCATTAACCAAACGCTCGATGCGTGGTTTAAGCTCATAAAACTCATGCTCATCGCCACGTGGTATAGGGCCTGATATAATTAAAGGTGTACGGGCATCATCAATTAAAACGGAGTCAACCTCATCCACCATGGCATAATGCAGTTTGCGTTGTACCAACTCTTCAGGGCTGCGTGTCATATTGTCACGCAGGTAATCAAAACCAAATTCGTTGTTGGTACCAAAAGTAATATCGGCCAAATAAGCGGCACGGCGCTGCTCAGAGTTTGGTTCATGTTTGTCGATACAATCAACAGAAAGACCATGGAACTCATACAACGGCCCCATCCACTCACTATCGCGCCGGGCCAGGTAATCGTTCACCGTTACGATGTGAACACCTTGTCCGGCTAAAGCATTAAGATATGCAGGCAGCGTGGCTACCAGCGTTTTACCTTCACCTGTGGCCATTTCCGATATTTTGCCCTGGTGCAGTACGGTACCGCCAATCAGCTGTACATCATAATGAACCATGTTCCAGGTAACCTCGTTGCCGGCTGCTATCCAGGTGCTGCTATGCAAAGCCTTATCGCCTTTAATAGTAACGTTTGGTTTGCGGGCGGCAAGCTGGCGGTCAAACTCGGTAGCGGTAACTTCTAATGAACTATTGGCAGCCAGGCGGCTTGCTGTTTCTTTAACTACAGCAAATGCCTCGGGCAATATATTCATTAATATATCTTCAAGCTCTTTATTACGGTCTTTTTCAAGCTTATCAAGCTGAGTATAAAGCTCAACTTTTTCGGCTACATCCATATCAAGCTCGTTTTCTGTACGATCTTTAATGGCTTGTATTTCGCTGTCGATGCCCGAAAGGCCTTCGGCGATGGTTTCTTTAAAATATATGGTCTTAGCCCTAAGCTCATCATTACTCAGGGAGCCAAGCTTAGCATATTCAGCCTTAATTTTCTCAACTATAGGCTGTATACTTTTTACATCCCGTTCTGATTTGCTTCCGAAAAGCTTACTGATAAAATTTAACATATTATTTTATTATGATACAATTTGGTTCAACAATTGCGCCATAGCAGTCGTTAGAGCCAAATTGACAGGCAAATGTAAGATTTTGTGCCGAATGCCGAAAGGATAATGCTTTAAAGCGTTATGCGGGGATGTAAGATTGACATTACAGTGTTTGTATATGTTATTGTCTGAATCAGAATGTCTGAACTCGGATTAAACGAATTAAAGAATTTTGGGAATTTGCCTGGCATTCGGTTAATTCATTAAATTCTATAAATCCAGGGTCAGAAAACTCCCACCCCCGTTGCCGTGAGGGCACGACAACGGGGTAAAAACTGATCTTTAATTTTTAATCACTAACCACCCTATTCCGTTTTCAAACTTTTTACCGGGTTCATTGAAGCTGCTTTTATACTTTGATAACTTACCGTGAGCAACGTTATAGCGATAGCTCCTATTGCGGTGAGGCCAAATATCCACCATGATAAATCGGCCCGGTATTTATAATCCTGCAGCCAGCCCTGCATAAAGTAATAAGCTGTTGGTATGGCTATCAGTAATGATACCGACACCAGGAGCACAAATTCTTTCGACATTAATTGCCATAGGCTGAATATTGAAGCGCCCAGCACTTTGCGTACACCAATCTCCTTAGTACGTTGTTCGGCCATGAACGATGCCATCCCAAACAAGCCCATGCAGCTGATAAAAATGGCAAGCAGCGTAAAAAAGCCGGCCAGCTTGCCAATGCGTTCTTCATTGCTAAACTTACGGGCATACTCCTCGTCGGTAAATTTATATTCAAAAGGAGTACCGGGCGCATATTTTTTAAACATGGCTTCAATTTTGGCCAAAGCGTCATGCGCGCTCATCTTAGGGTTCAGGCGGATGTCAAGCAGGCTAAAATCATTTTTATCCAACAAAAACACCGATGGCTTAACCGGCTCATATGGCGACGACATCACCATGTCTTTGATTACACCAATGATCTTAAACTTCTTAAACCAATCTACCGTTTCGCCAACCGGGTGCTTAAAGTTCATGAACCTGGCGGCCGACTCATTAACGATAATACCCAGCGAATCGGCAAGGTTATTCTTTTCAAAATCACGGCCGTCAACAATTTCCCACTGGGCTACTTTTCCAAACTCGGGGCTAATAGTTATTGTACCAAAATCATCCTGTAAACCCGCTGGCTTATCCCGCCAGTTAAGGCCGCTGTTATTTGAATAAACGCCTGTAAGCGGACTGCCAGACTCGGCCATTTCAATAATAGCGCCGGATTTAAGCAGATCGGTCCTTACCGCTTCAAAGTGCTTATGGATCTCGTTCGTGCGCATGTCCATCTGCACAAGCCCCGTGCGCTCATACCCAATAGGCCTGTTCTTGGTAAACTGCACCTGCCTGAAAACAATGATGGTACCAATGATTAGGGTAACCGAAACTGTAAACTGCAATACAACAAGCACCTTACGTGGTATAGCGGCAAAACGCCCGGCCTTAAAAGTACCTTTAAGCACCTTAACCGGCTGAAACGACGACAGGTAAAACGCAGGGTAGCTTCCTGCTATTAAGCCTGTAAAGATGCTGAAACCTAACCCCATCAACCAAAATACAATATTGCCCCAAAGCACATGCATTGTTTTATCGGCTACGGTATTAAACCAGGGCAATATCAACTGTACCAGCAATATAGAAACTCCAAAAGCAA from Mucilaginibacter sp. SJ includes:
- the secA gene encoding preprotein translocase subunit SecA, which translates into the protein MLNFISKLFGSKSERDVKSIQPIVEKIKAEYAKLGSLSNDELRAKTIYFKETIAEGLSGIDSEIQAIKDRTENELDMDVAEKVELYTQLDKLEKDRNKELEDILMNILPEAFAVVKETASRLAANSSLEVTATEFDRQLAARKPNVTIKGDKALHSSTWIAAGNEVTWNMVHYDVQLIGGTVLHQGKISEMATGEGKTLVATLPAYLNALAGQGVHIVTVNDYLARRDSEWMGPLYEFHGLSVDCIDKHEPNSEQRRAAYLADITFGTNNEFGFDYLRDNMTRSPEELVQRKLHYAMVDEVDSVLIDDARTPLIISGPIPRGDEHEFYELKPRIERLVNAQKNYVNGVLNEAKKAINDGNTDVDGGGLALLRAFRGLPKSKALIKFLSEGGNRTILQKVENHYMQDQGKEMPKVDSELFFVIDEKNNQVELSEKGIELITASGEDPHFFVMPDVGTEIAEIEKSALSTEEKIARKDELMRDFSIKSERIHSVNQLLKAYTLFEKDTEYILDEGKVKIVDEQTGRVLDGRRYSDGLHQAIEAKENVKVEDATQTFATITLQNYFRMYHKLCGMTGTAVTEAGEFWEIYKLDVVEIPTNSGIVRDDRQDLVYRTVREKYNAVAEEIVKLTQAGRPVLVGTTSVEISELLSRMLKLRGIKHNVLNAKMHQKEADIVAEAGKAGTVTIATNMAGRGTDIKLGPGVKEAGGLAIVGTERHESRRVDRQLRGRSGRQGDPGSSQFFVSLEDNLMRLFGSERISSLMVRMGIEEGEVIQHSMISKSIERAQKKVEENNFGIRKRLLEYDDVMNSQRTVIYTKRKNALFGERLDVDLSNTIFDVVEDIVTEYKESANYEGFKLEVIRLFSVDMEIDADTFTAKSIPALTDEVFQTVMDFYKRKQEAVAQQAYPVIKDVYETRGQYVENIVVPFSDGIHGIQVAVPLKKAVENHGHEVFKSFEKNVTLYLIDDAWKEHLREMDELKQSVQNAVYEQKDPLLVYKFEAFELFRGMLANVNKEIVSFLFRGGIPVQQQAEEVREARPEPKLDLRKMKTTKAEVVSESNGVPMDDFQEPQKITPVRVENKIGRNDPCPCGSGKKYKNCHGVGQN
- a CDS encoding ABC transporter permease codes for the protein MFKNYLTIAWRNLVKNKAHTFINITGLSVGMAVAVLIGLWIWDELSYNKSFDNYDRIVQVWQNQTFNGVTDAQTAMPMPLGYKLRDDFKHDFKYVVLSTWTDTHIMAYDDKKLTKQGNYMQAEAPDLLSLKMLKGTRSGLADPSSVMLSASLAKALFGDADPMLKTIKIDNEWNVKVTGVYEDIPHNSNFRDLGFVAPWDLYMTTMPWLKNARTRWGNNSWQIFAQLKPGANLDKVSAEIRNVKLDGLKAQGDNVGVSFKAAVFLHPMSKWHLYSEFKGGFNTGGDIKFVWMFGIIGVFVLLLACINFMNLSTARSEKRAKEVGIRKTVGSLRSQLISQFFIESLMIAVFAFGVSILLVQLILPWFNTVADKTMHVLWGNIVFWLMGLGFSIFTGLIAGSYPAFYLSSFQPVKVLKGTFKAGRFAAIPRKVLVVLQFTVSVTLIIGTIIVFRQVQFTKNRPIGYERTGLVQMDMRTNEIHKHFEAVRTDLLKSGAIIEMAESGSPLTGVYSNNSGLNWRDKPAGLQDDFGTITISPEFGKVAQWEIVDGRDFEKNNLADSLGIIVNESAARFMNFKHPVGETVDWFKKFKIIGVIKDMVMSSPYEPVKPSVFLLDKNDFSLLDIRLNPKMSAHDALAKIEAMFKKYAPGTPFEYKFTDEEYARKFSNEERIGKLAGFFTLLAIFISCMGLFGMASFMAEQRTKEIGVRKVLGASIFSLWQLMSKEFVLLVSVSLLIAIPTAYYFMQGWLQDYKYRADLSWWIFGLTAIGAIAITLLTVSYQSIKAASMNPVKSLKTE